One genomic region from Leptospira montravelensis encodes:
- the rimP gene encoding ribosome maturation factor RimP produces the protein MVYTEENIRELILRVLAPPLALFSLQVQNRKNHALIEIELDHLTDKTGSASLEDCENVSRRLKEELDLWGDEFDFTLQVSSAGAERVLRLPEDLSRFQGLLVKLEVPLEAGKWDKRLYRLGPVSGDSVELTLYDRKTRHKKNQKSVLMPIAEIRKGNLYLEI, from the coding sequence TTGGTATATACCGAGGAAAACATCAGAGAACTTATTTTACGCGTTCTCGCTCCACCTCTAGCGCTTTTTTCGCTCCAAGTACAGAATCGGAAAAACCACGCCCTCATTGAGATAGAACTTGATCATCTTACAGACAAAACTGGCTCCGCTAGTTTGGAAGACTGTGAGAATGTGTCTAGGAGACTCAAAGAGGAGCTGGATTTATGGGGAGATGAATTTGATTTCACTCTCCAAGTCTCCTCCGCGGGAGCAGAACGTGTTTTGCGCCTGCCGGAGGATTTAAGTCGTTTCCAAGGACTTTTAGTCAAACTAGAAGTACCGCTGGAAGCAGGAAAATGGGACAAACGATTGTATCGTTTGGGACCGGTTTCGGGGGATTCTGTCGAGCTTACGCTTTACGATCGTAAAACTCGACACAAAAAGAACCAAAAATCGGTATTGATGCCCATCGCAGAAATACGAAAGGGAAATTTGTATTTAGAAATTTAA
- a CDS encoding LIC_12708 family protein, with the protein MRTFYLLLTLFVSTSCLRFRVENLKEEILFRIPLGGTNESFEGVVVNQVLTNVPLTIPNSSNISALADNKQAVIKLFDRNGRLDATLGNPDFKSISGIPHYPFRFGGIGIVAMNEDGDLIVQNRISTKGMELPQGGENLYKTYSGAFSTQGTTVLPSFLVQISQKGVVKFMLGASGKNSEPFRYIEYILPGDGDKLFVYHRIAEEMRLSYFEEGELKGNLKESGLDVFASNDAKEFDITLDKLLPHPEGEYVLGSFSYYSKKDKRFKFRRIFRFVFDSKSSEFLKEIQDPSEILFSIRNNGEFYIWETEDGGNAARLQVHDKEGNHINNKRIPFSSPRGQWRETYTDAFDNIYSVRIRAGALEVYRWI; encoded by the coding sequence ATGCGAACCTTTTATCTCCTTCTTACCCTATTCGTTTCCACTTCCTGCCTAAGATTCCGAGTCGAGAACCTAAAAGAAGAAATCCTCTTTCGTATCCCTCTCGGTGGGACCAATGAGAGTTTTGAAGGTGTGGTGGTAAACCAAGTACTGACCAACGTCCCTTTAACCATCCCTAATTCTTCCAATATTAGCGCTCTTGCTGACAATAAACAAGCGGTAATCAAACTTTTTGACAGAAACGGCAGGCTCGACGCCACACTCGGAAACCCCGATTTTAAATCCATTTCAGGAATTCCTCATTATCCTTTCCGCTTTGGTGGGATTGGCATTGTTGCCATGAATGAAGACGGCGATCTCATTGTGCAAAATCGAATTTCTACCAAAGGTATGGAACTTCCTCAAGGCGGGGAAAATCTATATAAAACCTACAGTGGTGCTTTTTCCACACAAGGAACCACGGTGCTTCCATCCTTTCTTGTACAAATTTCACAAAAAGGTGTCGTGAAATTTATGTTAGGAGCCTCTGGAAAAAATTCAGAGCCATTTCGTTATATTGAGTATATTTTACCGGGTGATGGAGACAAACTTTTTGTTTACCATCGAATTGCTGAAGAAATGCGACTTTCTTATTTTGAAGAAGGAGAACTTAAAGGAAATTTAAAAGAATCTGGGCTTGATGTATTTGCAAGTAATGATGCCAAAGAATTTGATATCACTCTCGATAAACTCCTTCCCCATCCAGAAGGAGAGTATGTTCTCGGATCTTTTAGTTATTATTCCAAAAAAGACAAACGGTTTAAGTTCCGAAGGATTTTTCGGTTTGTTTTTGATTCCAAAAGTTCTGAATTTTTAAAAGAAATCCAAGACCCTTCGGAGATTTTATTTTCCATTCGTAATAATGGAGAGTTTTATATTTGGGAAACAGAAGACGGTGGAAATGCAGCAAGACTCCAAGTCCATGACAAAGAAGGAAACCATATCAATAACAAACGAATTCCTTTTTCTAGCCCACGCGGTCAATGGAGAGAAACCTATACCGATGCCTTCGATAATATTTATTCGGTTCGCATTCGCGCAGGCGCTCTCGAAGTGTATCGCTGGATTTAA
- a CDS encoding NAD(P)H-hydrate epimerase: protein MKQKPLFTNKESKALDSLTTKELGFPEETLMGMAALSVFHANEDLWKTAESIWILCGTGGNGGDGYALAHTLYQEGYKVQCFSTAPNKSEAGKFYETLVKKTLGDTRNLEDFYKEWEEAEEDSVLLVDALLGTGFQGELSPELLELIETINESEVFFYRLSLDTPSGWNPYILGKEEKSNVFVYADSIEELGTRKWENVGFIYEKDSIIPRYYESIGFPIRTHLNQENFSNRFYLEPDPESAISMVKRKNKDHKYSAGSAIFYGGEKGMEGAILLSEEAFSRLGGGISKIFSPSSQISSYVLKEDLSKMSKTSSFLEISEDPFFTKTKTIVAGPGLTQYPKDLEGWILPEGKKLVLDAGAIPSFGTKLPKGNQILLTPHVGELNRMTGKTHSSIQAAYDTLAEFCPQNNVYVLLKSFVSLLVCPDGFSYVWESPNPKLATMGTGDLLSGILARYLSLDLSIPESVQLALSFLDHSKQLEEPYPSAHQILKSLVELV, encoded by the coding sequence ATGAAACAGAAACCTTTATTCACCAATAAAGAATCTAAGGCATTAGATTCACTCACAACCAAAGAACTTGGGTTTCCTGAAGAGACCTTAATGGGAATGGCTGCCCTTTCTGTATTTCATGCCAATGAAGATTTATGGAAAACTGCAGAGTCCATTTGGATTCTTTGCGGGACTGGCGGAAACGGCGGGGACGGGTATGCCCTCGCCCACACCCTTTACCAAGAAGGATATAAAGTTCAATGTTTTTCCACGGCACCAAACAAATCTGAGGCGGGAAAGTTCTATGAAACCTTGGTTAAAAAAACACTTGGTGACACTCGTAATTTAGAAGATTTTTATAAAGAATGGGAAGAGGCAGAGGAAGACTCTGTTTTACTAGTGGATGCCCTACTTGGAACAGGATTCCAAGGGGAACTTTCACCGGAACTTTTGGAACTCATTGAAACCATCAATGAATCCGAAGTCTTTTTTTACCGTTTGTCCCTAGATACTCCTAGTGGTTGGAATCCATACATTTTGGGGAAGGAAGAAAAATCCAATGTATTTGTGTATGCGGATTCCATCGAAGAACTTGGAACTAGAAAATGGGAAAACGTAGGTTTTATTTATGAAAAGGATTCCATCATTCCCAGATACTACGAGTCCATTGGATTTCCCATTCGAACCCACTTAAACCAAGAGAACTTTTCCAATCGATTTTATTTGGAACCAGATCCTGAATCGGCGATTTCTATGGTGAAACGAAAAAACAAAGACCATAAATACAGTGCAGGTTCTGCGATTTTTTATGGTGGAGAAAAAGGAATGGAAGGGGCAATACTACTTTCCGAAGAAGCCTTTTCAAGACTCGGTGGTGGGATTAGTAAAATATTCTCCCCTTCTTCTCAAATCAGTTCCTATGTTTTAAAAGAAGATCTTTCTAAAATGTCAAAAACCTCTTCTTTTTTAGAAATCTCAGAAGATCCTTTTTTTACGAAAACAAAAACGATCGTAGCGGGACCAGGCCTTACCCAGTATCCAAAAGATTTAGAAGGATGGATTTTGCCCGAAGGAAAAAAACTAGTTCTAGATGCGGGAGCGATTCCCAGTTTCGGAACCAAACTTCCTAAAGGAAACCAAATCCTTCTCACACCTCATGTCGGAGAACTAAATCGAATGACGGGAAAAACACATAGTTCAATCCAGGCCGCCTATGATACGTTAGCTGAATTCTGTCCACAAAACAATGTGTATGTGTTATTAAAATCCTTTGTGAGTCTTCTTGTTTGTCCCGATGGTTTTTCTTATGTTTGGGAATCTCCGAATCCCAAGTTGGCAACGATGGGAACTGGCGATTTGTTGTCAGGGATTTTGGCAAGATACCTTAGTTTGGATTTGAGTATTCCCGAATCTGTACAATTGGCTTTATCCTTTTTGGATCATTCCAAACAATTGGAAGAACCCTATCCTTCGGCCCACCAAATTCTAAAATCCCTTGTGGAGTTAGTATAA
- a CDS encoding DUF1398 domain-containing protein encodes MTNLITKLSEAQKLAMSIRPKVGGFPTLAEVLREAGVIENRWFLPSCQAIYQMKEGSVVQQGTPLVTGVHEIPKFHRENVIKAIREDQEGKSTFPEFLKAAWEAGVVGYDVDFTNRKVIYYGVNGESYWEEYPAVTLEG; translated from the coding sequence ATGACAAACCTAATCACAAAACTATCAGAAGCGCAAAAATTAGCCATGTCCATCCGACCAAAAGTTGGTGGTTTTCCTACTTTAGCAGAGGTTCTACGGGAAGCCGGGGTTATCGAGAATCGTTGGTTTTTGCCATCCTGCCAAGCCATTTACCAAATGAAAGAAGGCTCCGTTGTACAACAAGGAACTCCACTTGTCACAGGAGTCCACGAGATCCCAAAGTTTCACCGCGAAAATGTAATCAAAGCAATACGCGAAGACCAGGAAGGAAAAAGTACGTTTCCAGAATTTTTAAAGGCAGCTTGGGAAGCGGGTGTTGTTGGGTATGATGTAGATTTTACGAATCGAAAAGTAATTTATTACGGCGTGAATGGGGAAAGTTATTGGGAAGAGTATCCGGCAGTGACATTGGAAGGATAA
- a CDS encoding MarR family winged helix-turn-helix transcriptional regulator — MPKKENLEPSHLKSHLGYHLRVVSNAVSHSFAKKLESLDVTVAEWVILREMYSYKTNTSPSVVAEITGLSRGAVSKLIDRLLNKGLVSREEASEDRRFQEIKLTKEGVRLVPKLSEIADENDSAFFSLLSQSEKEELKKTLIKLTSAHKLNLNPIE; from the coding sequence ATGCCGAAAAAGGAAAATTTAGAACCCAGCCATCTAAAATCCCACCTGGGATATCATTTACGTGTGGTTTCCAATGCTGTTTCGCATTCCTTTGCCAAAAAACTAGAAAGTTTGGATGTGACCGTTGCTGAATGGGTGATCCTTAGGGAAATGTATTCTTATAAAACCAACACTTCACCAAGTGTGGTCGCAGAGATCACCGGTCTCAGTCGGGGAGCTGTCTCCAAACTGATTGATAGGCTATTAAACAAAGGACTTGTGAGTCGCGAAGAAGCAAGTGAAGACCGGCGTTTCCAAGAAATCAAACTGACTAAAGAGGGTGTTCGACTTGTTCCGAAACTCTCTGAAATTGCCGATGAAAACGATTCAGCTTTTTTTTCTCTTCTATCTCAATCAGAAAAAGAAGAACTAAAGAAGACTCTCATAAAACTAACTTCGGCCCATAAACTTAATTTAAACCCAATCGAATGA
- a CDS encoding UDP-galactose-lipid carrier transferase, with protein sequence MKSNASMSRILHLNQLNQEEKLSAEEYQLKMKVLKNQIRDLTFLSKEKERPVLFVFEGWDAAGKGGAIRRLTQEIDPRLFEVHNISAPNAEEIQHHYLWRFWNRIPKKGHIGIFDRSYYGRVLVERVEGFASESEWSRAYEEIALFEEQLVSFGTIVLKFWLHIDSAEQLLRFETRKTDPLKRWKLTDEDWRNREKWSLYEEAANQMFQKTDAPKAPWYLIPANDKYFARTKVLETVVGRLQEELE encoded by the coding sequence ATGAAATCCAATGCATCTATGAGCCGCATTTTACATTTAAACCAATTGAATCAGGAAGAAAAACTTTCAGCTGAAGAATACCAGTTGAAAATGAAAGTCTTAAAAAATCAAATCCGAGACCTTACCTTTCTTTCCAAAGAAAAAGAAAGACCTGTTTTATTTGTTTTCGAAGGATGGGATGCAGCAGGGAAAGGTGGTGCCATTCGAAGGCTCACTCAAGAAATAGATCCAAGGTTATTTGAAGTCCATAATATTTCCGCACCCAATGCAGAAGAAATTCAACATCATTATCTTTGGAGATTTTGGAATCGTATTCCGAAAAAAGGTCATATAGGCATTTTTGATCGTTCTTATTACGGTCGTGTACTCGTCGAACGAGTAGAAGGTTTTGCATCTGAATCGGAATGGTCGCGTGCATACGAAGAAATCGCATTATTCGAGGAACAATTGGTAAGTTTTGGAACCATCGTTCTCAAATTCTGGCTTCATATTGATTCAGCCGAACAACTGTTACGTTTTGAAACAAGAAAAACTGACCCTCTCAAACGTTGGAAACTTACAGACGAAGATTGGCGAAACCGGGAAAAATGGTCTCTTTATGAAGAAGCAGCCAATCAAATGTTCCAAAAAACCGACGCACCCAAAGCTCCTTGGTATTTAATTCCCGCCAATGATAAGTATTTTGCAAGGACCAAAGTCTTAGAAACCGTAGTTGGTAGATTACAAGAGGAACTCGAGTAA
- a CDS encoding polyphosphate kinase, protein MVLERHPTNQIPKYSASDLTDLQERFFLLQRESSKQKIAHIFLLEGFSSTGKGSILQSLTIRLDPRKFKVYSPYVHLSEDRGYPFLWNFWRVVPRYGEFLFYLNTYYSRLAFLRSEKKISQSEYDHRLLSILNTERILSKDKIIVHKFFLHISKKDQKKRLEDSKKKKKEWELSAFDKDQGKHYNRYFEIFDSILSSSRTIDSPWQIITCEKKEDTKLLVFESILDRLERVLQYDSRTALKSINHGMELIP, encoded by the coding sequence GTGGTTTTAGAAAGACATCCAACCAACCAAATTCCCAAGTATTCGGCAAGTGACCTAACTGATTTACAAGAAAGGTTTTTTTTATTACAACGCGAAAGTTCCAAACAAAAAATTGCTCATATTTTTTTATTAGAGGGATTTTCCTCTACTGGTAAAGGTTCCATTTTACAGTCGTTAACGATTCGTTTGGACCCCAGAAAATTTAAAGTATATTCACCTTATGTTCATTTGTCTGAGGACAGAGGTTATCCTTTTCTTTGGAATTTCTGGAGAGTAGTTCCTCGTTATGGTGAGTTTTTGTTTTACCTGAATACTTACTATAGTCGCCTTGCTTTCCTTCGTTCCGAAAAAAAAATCAGCCAATCGGAATATGATCACAGACTCCTTTCCATTTTAAATACAGAAAGAATCTTATCAAAAGACAAAATAATAGTTCATAAATTCTTTTTACATATTTCTAAAAAAGATCAAAAAAAACGTTTGGAAGATTCTAAAAAAAAGAAAAAGGAATGGGAACTCTCTGCCTTTGACAAAGACCAAGGAAAACATTACAATCGTTACTTTGAAATTTTTGATTCTATTTTGAGTTCCTCCCGAACCATTGATTCTCCCTGGCAAATCATCACCTGTGAGAAAAAAGAAGATACGAAACTACTGGTTTTCGAATCAATTTTAGACCGTTTAGAAAGAGTTTTACAATATGATTCTCGAACCGCACTAAAATCCATCAATCATGGTATGGAGCTTATCCCATGA
- a CDS encoding HIT family protein: protein MNCPICDAHKNETQIAYQNENWILRKADQNLEGYLYMEHRNHVDSWFGLSLSEFENYGRALHKATEILKEYNPEKMYIVAIAERVPHLHVHLIPRYENQDKGLEHIAKATGPGFPKPM from the coding sequence ATAAACTGTCCCATCTGTGATGCGCACAAAAATGAAACACAAATTGCCTACCAAAATGAAAATTGGATACTGAGAAAAGCAGACCAAAACTTAGAAGGGTATTTATATATGGAGCACCGTAACCACGTGGATTCTTGGTTTGGGTTGTCACTTTCGGAGTTTGAAAATTACGGGCGTGCCCTTCACAAAGCAACAGAGATTTTGAAAGAATACAATCCAGAAAAAATGTACATCGTTGCCATCGCAGAAAGAGTACCTCATTTACATGTGCATTTAATCCCTAGATACGAAAACCAAGACAAAGGCCTGGAGCATATCGCCAAAGCCACAGGACCCGGTTTTCCAAAACCCATGTAA